From the genome of Streptomyces sp. SID8374:
TCAGCCGCTCCGGCGAGACCAGCAGGACGTCGACCTCACCGGCCGCCACCTCGGCCTGGACACTCTCCCACTCCTCCGTGTTGGACGAATTGATCGTGCGGGCGCTGATCCCCGCCCGCGCGGCCGCCGCGACCTGGTTGCGCATCAGCGCCAGCAGCGGCGAGACGATCACGGTCGGGCCGCTGCCCTGCGCGCGCAGCAGCGAGGTCGCCACGAAGTAGACCGCGGACTTGCCCCATCCGGTGCGCTGCACGACCAGCGCCCGGCGTTTGTCGGCGACGAGAGCCTCGATGGCCACCCACTGGTCCTCGCGCAGCCTGGCCTCACCCGTGGCATCCCCGACGAGGCGGGCGAGGACGGAGTCGGCCGAAGCCCTGAGTGCTGCACGGTCTGCGTTGGTCATCCCCCCATGCAACCCGATGACGACCACAAACCGCGAACGGCGGGGCGAGCCTGTGGATAACGTTATCCACAGGGGTCGCGGGATCCGGCGGCTCGCGGGACCTTCGAGTCATGAACAAGCACCACGAATCCACCGGCCCGGCCGACGGCCGCCAGATCACCCTGCGCGGCCCCGCCGAACTGGCCGACGCCCTCCCGTACCTGATGGGATTCCACCCCGACGACAGCGTCGTGATGGTGGCGCTGCACGGCGGCCAGGGCCGGTTCGGCGGCCGGCTCCGGCTCGGCATCCCGCGGGCGCCCGGTGAATGGGGGCCGGTCGCCGAGCATCTCGCGGAGAGCCTGATCACGGGGAGCGAGCGCCGCGGCGGGCGGCCCGAAGCGATTCTGATCTTCCTCTGCCAGGACTCGCCGGACGGCGGGAGCGGCCGCGCGACCATGGAGCGGTTGCGGCCCTTCGCCCAGAGCCTGCGTACGGCGTGCGGAGCCCTCGACGTGCCCGTGCTCGAAGCGCTCTGCATCTCCGACGGCCGCTACTGGTCCTACTGCTGCCCCGACGGCCGGTGCTGCCCGCCCGAGGGAAGCCCCCTGGCCATGCCCGGTACGACGGTGATGGCCGCCGCGGCCGCCTACGCGGGGATCCAGGTGCGGGGGACGCTGCGCGACATGGAGGCGCGGCTCGCTCCCTGGCAGGCACCGGACGAGGCCTACGCGCAGTTGCAGGCGCTGGACCGGGCCGCGCCGTCGCTGGTGCCCCGGATCCTGGACGAGCGGACCAAGGCCCAGGTGACGCAGGAGACCCTCGCGCTCGCCCGTACCCTCCTGGGCCGCCTCGGCCGGACGCGGCCCGCTCCGGAAGCGGTCTCCGACTTCGGCGACGACCAGCTGATCACCGAGGACGAGGCCGCCGCCGTCATCCTCGGCCTCCAGGACCGGGAGACCCGGGACAAGGCCGCGGTCTGGATGGAGGGCCCCGACGGCCACCGCGCGCTGCGGCTGTGGCGGACACTCGCCCGCCGCTGCGTCGGGCCGTACGCAGAGCACGCGGCGGCTCCGCTGACCCTGGCGGGCTGGGTCTGCTGGTCCACCGGCGACGAACCCGGCGCCCGGGTCGCCCTGGCCATGGCGCTCCGGGCGGACCCGGAGTACACATTCGCGCAGCTGCTGCACCGGGCGTGCAACGAGGGGCTGGATCCGGAGACCCTGCGCCGCTGCCTCCGGGGTGACGGCGGCGGTGGCGGTGGGGAGCCGGAGGCGGCGGGTGCCGAGGAGGCCGGGGCGGCGGCGGAGGCCGTGGCCGCGAGGGCGCCCGCCCCGCAGGTCCGCAGGGTCAGGCCGGCCGCGGCCCGGGTACGGCGGCGGGGGAGCGGCCACCGGGTCACGGACGCCGGAGGCAGGACACCGACGCCCGGCACCGCCCGGCCGGGGGCGATGGTGGCCGGGCGCCGGATGCGGGACGTCCGGCGGTACGGCCGACGGGGCACCGGGACGCGTCGCTGAGGGCGGGTGGCCGGGCGGGGCCGTCGACCGCCCGGCCCACCTGACGGGCCCACACGACGGCACCGCCCTACGGACCGCCCTACGGACCGCCCCACGGCACCGCCCGGGACCGGAGCGCATCAACCTTTCGACGGGTACGGCCGGATCCGGCCGTACCCGGGATTTCCCCGATCACCGGAGTACCGAAGGGAGTGTTTATCGTCAGGCAGACGACTATGATCACGGCATGCCGCCCTACGACCCGTCGACCTTCCCTCCCTTCGCCGTCACCGTGGACCTGGTCGTGCTCACGGTGCGCCGCCACGCGCTCTGCGCGCTGGTGGTCCGCCGAGGGGAAACCCCGTTCCAGGGCCGGTGGGCGCTGCCCGGCGGCTTCGTCAGGACCGACGAGGACCTCGCATCCGCGGCGGCGCGTGAGCTCGTCGAGGAGACGGGGCTGTGCGCCCACGATCCGGCCAAGCCCGCCGTGGGCAACGGCGCGCACCTCGAACAGCTGGCCACCTACGGGGACCCGGCGCGGGACCCCCGGATGCGCGTGGTCAGCGTCGCGCACCTCGCCCTCGCGCCGGACCTGCCCGCGCCCCGGGCCGGCGGGGACGCCCACAGCGCACGCTGGGCGCCGGTCGAGGATCTGCTCAGGGAGGGCGAGCAGGCGACACCGCTCGCCTTCGACCACGCGCGGATCCTGGCCGACGGGGTGGAGCGCGCCCGCTCCAAGATCGAGTACTCCTCACTGGCCACGGCGTTCTGCCCGCCCGAGTTCACGGTCGGGGAGCTGCGCCGGGTGTACGAGGCGGTGTGGGGCGTGGTCCTCGACCCCCGTAACTTCCACCGCAAGGTCACCGGCACCCCCGGATTCCTGGTGCCCTCCGGCGGGACCACCACGCGGCAGGGCGGCAGGCCCGCGCAGCTGTTCCGGGCCGGGGCGGCCACGGTGCTCAACCCGCCGATGCTGCGGCCCGAGGTCTGACGGCGGGGCCTTTCGGCGGCCCGGGAAGTGCGGAACACCCGCGGGCACACTGCTGCACGAAAAGTCGGAAATGTCGCGTTATGTTGCTGCGGTACCCCTCTGCCGCCGAGCGGTCTCACCTTCAGCGAGAGAACGCGAGAGAAGCGATGCTCCAGGCCATCGGACTCACCAGCACCCCCCGT
Proteins encoded in this window:
- a CDS encoding DUF4192 domain-containing protein — its product is MNKHHESTGPADGRQITLRGPAELADALPYLMGFHPDDSVVMVALHGGQGRFGGRLRLGIPRAPGEWGPVAEHLAESLITGSERRGGRPEAILIFLCQDSPDGGSGRATMERLRPFAQSLRTACGALDVPVLEALCISDGRYWSYCCPDGRCCPPEGSPLAMPGTTVMAAAAAYAGIQVRGTLRDMEARLAPWQAPDEAYAQLQALDRAAPSLVPRILDERTKAQVTQETLALARTLLGRLGRTRPAPEAVSDFGDDQLITEDEAAAVILGLQDRETRDKAAVWMEGPDGHRALRLWRTLARRCVGPYAEHAAAPLTLAGWVCWSTGDEPGARVALAMALRADPEYTFAQLLHRACNEGLDPETLRRCLRGDGGGGGGEPEAAGAEEAGAAAEAVAARAPAPQVRRVRPAAARVRRRGSGHRVTDAGGRTPTPGTARPGAMVAGRRMRDVRRYGRRGTGTRR
- a CDS encoding NUDIX domain-containing protein, with the translated sequence MPPYDPSTFPPFAVTVDLVVLTVRRHALCALVVRRGETPFQGRWALPGGFVRTDEDLASAAARELVEETGLCAHDPAKPAVGNGAHLEQLATYGDPARDPRMRVVSVAHLALAPDLPAPRAGGDAHSARWAPVEDLLREGEQATPLAFDHARILADGVERARSKIEYSSLATAFCPPEFTVGELRRVYEAVWGVVLDPRNFHRKVTGTPGFLVPSGGTTTRQGGRPAQLFRAGAATVLNPPMLRPEV